In the genome of Desulfovibrio desulfuricans, one region contains:
- a CDS encoding DVU0772 family protein, translating into MTTLKDFSLYNIDWNLSPEHAVTMYLEWGNNDWHSEYPPVRSKEDVAHYFVVDSWQEPPVIRLVRRNSERADDLITIPLPKGLEADYRKVHGSWRGISEPTPEVKSWLKHELGQD; encoded by the coding sequence ATGACGACCCTGAAGGATTTTTCCCTCTACAATATAGACTGGAACCTTTCCCCCGAGCACGCTGTAACCATGTACCTCGAGTGGGGCAACAACGACTGGCATTCGGAGTACCCGCCGGTGCGATCCAAGGAAGATGTGGCCCATTACTTTGTTGTGGACAGCTGGCAGGAGCCGCCTGTTATCCGACTGGTGCGCCGCAACTCCGAGCGAGCAGACGACCTTATTACCATCCCTTTGCCCAAGGGGCTGGAGGCTGATTACCGCAAGGTGCACGGCTCGTGGCGGGGTATAAGCGAACCAACGCCCGAGGTGAAGTCCTGGCTCAAGCACGAGCTTGGGCAGGATTGA